From a single Adhaeribacter swui genomic region:
- a CDS encoding RidA family protein: protein MTRQNIASGAIWEDVVGYSRAVRVGNVVEVAGTTAVAGDLIIGLDDPYEQTKFILSKIEKALQEAGASLADVVRTRMFVVDISSWEEIGRAHGEFFKNIKPVTSMLEVKALIQPGLLVEIEATAIIPD, encoded by the coding sequence ATGACTAGACAAAATATTGCTTCGGGTGCTATTTGGGAAGATGTGGTAGGATATTCAAGAGCCGTACGGGTTGGAAATGTAGTGGAAGTAGCCGGTACCACCGCCGTAGCTGGTGACCTGATTATTGGCCTGGACGATCCTTATGAGCAAACCAAATTTATTTTAAGTAAAATAGAAAAAGCGTTGCAGGAAGCTGGAGCCAGTCTGGCAGATGTAGTCCGGACTCGGATGTTTGTGGTAGATATTTCGAGTTGGGAAGAAATTGGGCGGGCGCACGGCGAATTTTTTAAAAATATTAAACCGGTAACTTCTATGCTGGAGGTAAAAGCCCTCATTCAACCTGGATTATTGGTAGAAATAGAAGCAACTGCTATTATTCCGGATTAA
- a CDS encoding ferritin-like domain-containing protein translates to MNIYNLLTQIEKADPEIYERLDSRRAVFKHFAGFGKKLAATAIPLAFGAMLNKAYGQTTTRSVTDVLKFAYLLENLEAEFYKQAAATDIFASAAGKGAFETIRNHEVAHVNFLKGALGADAPTYTADSFDFDAKGALGGMTFKDYPTMLAVAQAFEDTGVRAYKGQAAFLISNNDVLQAALQIHSVEARHAAHIRRMRRDFAAAPADQKPWITGKDRGGLPALVQAIYDGEEATTQAGVKITGTFGGISISDAAASEAFDETLSTEQIQAIVTPFLKN, encoded by the coding sequence ATGAATATATATAACCTGCTTACCCAAATAGAAAAAGCTGATCCGGAAATATACGAGCGTTTAGATTCGCGCCGGGCCGTATTTAAACATTTTGCTGGTTTTGGCAAAAAGTTAGCTGCCACCGCCATTCCCCTGGCTTTTGGTGCTATGCTTAACAAAGCCTATGGCCAAACAACTACGCGCTCGGTTACCGATGTACTTAAATTTGCTTACTTATTAGAAAACCTGGAAGCAGAATTTTACAAACAAGCTGCTGCCACCGATATTTTTGCCAGTGCCGCTGGTAAAGGAGCTTTTGAAACCATCCGGAACCACGAAGTAGCGCACGTAAATTTCTTGAAAGGTGCACTGGGTGCTGATGCTCCTACTTACACCGCCGACAGCTTTGATTTTGATGCTAAAGGCGCTTTGGGCGGTATGACATTTAAAGATTACCCAACAATGTTGGCCGTAGCTCAAGCTTTTGAAGACACCGGCGTACGTGCCTACAAAGGTCAAGCGGCCTTTTTAATCAGCAACAACGACGTACTACAGGCTGCTTTGCAAATTCACTCGGTAGAAGCACGCCACGCAGCCCATATTCGGCGCATGCGCCGCGATTTTGCAGCTGCTCCCGCTGATCAAAAGCCCTGGATTACCGGTAAAGACCGGGGCGGTTTACCAGCTTTAGTACAGGCTATTTACGACGGAGAAGAAGCCACCACCCAGGCTGGCGTAAAAATTACGGGCACTTTTGGTGGTATATCCATCAGCGACGCGGCTGCTTCAGAAGCATTCGATGAGACCTTAAGTACCGAACAAATACAAGCGATCGTTACGCCTTTTTTAAAAAATTAA
- a CDS encoding ferritin-like domain-containing protein, protein MTKLSKPNASGNGLTESVNKPINRKSFFKFAGAGAALTTLLISGCNDDDDGKFNGVVDTPPTTGTGAVSLGSGDVGILNYAYALEQLEAAFYTQVVATKFSGMTALETSIFTDIRDHEIAHREFFKAAITAAAPTAIIPALTPDFSSINFGDRNAVLTAAKTFEDLGVTAYNGAGKLLTNPDFLTIAGKIVSVEARHAAEIADLISNGTFANTANNANGFDDAKMPSEVLAAAKSFIKETIDFSKLPTS, encoded by the coding sequence ATGACGAAACTATCAAAACCGAATGCAAGCGGTAATGGGTTAACCGAGTCGGTTAATAAACCCATTAACCGGAAAAGCTTCTTTAAATTTGCCGGAGCGGGAGCCGCATTAACTACCCTCCTGATATCTGGTTGTAACGACGACGATGACGGGAAATTTAACGGCGTAGTAGATACTCCCCCAACTACCGGTACTGGTGCCGTAAGCCTGGGCTCGGGCGATGTAGGAATTTTAAATTATGCGTATGCGCTGGAACAATTAGAAGCTGCTTTTTACACCCAAGTGGTAGCTACCAAATTTTCGGGCATGACGGCTCTGGAAACTTCTATTTTCACGGACATTCGCGATCACGAAATTGCGCACCGCGAATTCTTTAAAGCAGCCATTACCGCCGCTGCTCCTACAGCCATTATTCCGGCCTTAACTCCCGATTTTTCTTCTATTAATTTCGGAGACCGAAATGCTGTGCTAACCGCTGCTAAAACTTTTGAAGATTTAGGTGTTACGGCTTACAACGGCGCCGGCAAATTATTAACCAATCCGGATTTTTTAACTATCGCGGGTAAAATCGTTTCGGTGGAAGCGCGTCATGCTGCTGAAATTGCTGACCTGATCTCGAACGGAACTTTTGCCAACACGGCTAACAATGCCAATGGTTTTGATGATGCTAAAATGCCATCCGAAGTTCTTGCCGCCGCTAAATCCTTTATTAAGGAAACCATTGATTTCAGCAAATTACCTACATCTTAA
- a CDS encoding BatD family protein, which translates to MLKKYILLCLFGLVLLPVYGQQISIEFGPNQIPIETYFTISIRLKGEPLKEASPFPEIEGFQKSNRFSKKVTLKTGNNLVEEVHTQNYAALNEGTFTIKPFSITVNGQAVKSPGITVQVGPVNDDEVPGTVDEPDAEQAELPNTGGQSFLNVEVSKKQIYTGEGVHVALYFYLSSAENGQLEFYDFLQQLPEIFKKIKQPTCWEEVWEQSEVLPDTVMVKKEKYIRYKLYEAVNYPLNAQNLVFPALTLKMLKYTPAKDATFADEKRQSEVKLFYSTTKMVAVKALPPHPRRESVPVGIYRLDENLERAKVPINRAVNYNFSIIGEGNIAALPAPVLQNLPTLEIYPPQIKESILRQQQRISGSKQFNYSIIPKTPGKVPLRQLMQFIYFDPKRERYDTLQSRFTLQVIGTVDRDAAIGTGVAGDFYNLIQTEDNNLVSIHKFEKLKLYTNLIVLLLLAISIYTFFRKT; encoded by the coding sequence GTGTTAAAAAAATATATTCTTTTATGTTTGTTTGGGTTGGTCTTACTCCCGGTTTACGGGCAACAGATTAGCATTGAGTTTGGCCCCAATCAAATCCCCATCGAAACGTATTTTACCATCTCAATCCGGTTAAAAGGAGAACCTTTAAAAGAGGCATCGCCTTTTCCCGAAATCGAAGGATTTCAAAAAAGTAACCGCTTTTCGAAGAAAGTTACTTTAAAAACGGGCAATAACTTGGTAGAGGAGGTGCATACCCAAAATTATGCGGCTTTAAACGAAGGTACTTTCACGATTAAACCATTCTCTATAACCGTTAATGGTCAGGCAGTAAAAAGTCCGGGAATAACCGTGCAGGTTGGCCCGGTCAACGACGATGAAGTGCCCGGTACTGTAGATGAGCCCGATGCCGAGCAAGCAGAGTTACCTAATACGGGTGGTCAATCTTTTTTAAATGTAGAAGTAAGTAAAAAACAAATTTACACCGGCGAAGGAGTACACGTAGCTTTGTATTTTTATTTATCATCGGCCGAAAACGGACAACTGGAATTTTATGATTTTTTGCAGCAACTACCCGAAATATTTAAAAAAATTAAGCAGCCAACGTGCTGGGAAGAAGTATGGGAACAAAGCGAAGTTTTGCCGGATACGGTAATGGTGAAAAAAGAAAAGTACATCCGGTACAAATTATACGAAGCGGTAAATTATCCGCTTAATGCCCAAAATTTGGTGTTTCCGGCCTTAACTTTAAAAATGCTGAAATATACGCCGGCTAAAGACGCCACCTTTGCCGATGAAAAGCGGCAGTCTGAAGTTAAACTGTTTTATTCCACGACTAAAATGGTTGCCGTAAAAGCTTTACCTCCTCATCCGCGCCGGGAGTCAGTGCCGGTTGGTATTTACCGGTTAGATGAAAATCTGGAACGTGCCAAAGTGCCTATTAATCGGGCGGTAAATTATAATTTTTCTATTATCGGGGAAGGTAATATTGCCGCATTGCCAGCACCGGTTTTGCAAAACCTGCCTACTTTAGAAATATATCCTCCCCAAATTAAAGAAAGTATATTGCGTCAGCAGCAACGCATCTCAGGCTCTAAGCAGTTTAACTATTCCATTATTCCTAAAACGCCTGGTAAAGTGCCTCTTCGGCAATTAATGCAATTTATTTACTTCGATCCCAAGCGGGAGCGATACGATACGCTTCAGTCCCGGTTTACCTTACAGGTAATAGGCACCGTAGACCGCGACGCCGCAATTGGTACCGGAGTAGCCGGCGACTTCTATAATCTAATTCAAACAGAAGATAATAACCTGGTCAGTATCCATAAATTCGAAAAACTTAAATTGTATACCAACCTGATTGTATTACTTTTGCTGGCCATATCTATTTACACTTTTTTTAGAAAAACATAA
- the queG gene encoding tRNA epoxyqueuosine(34) reductase QueG has protein sequence MTPTQHYTHLIKQKATELGFMYCGISRAEFLEEEAPRLENWLNRQMHGQMHYMENHFDKRLDPRLLVDGAKSVVSLLLNYYPEEQQPDDTFKISKYAYGQDYHFVIKDKLKSLLAYIQEAIGEVGGRAFVDSAPVLDKAWAKKSGLGWVGKNSNLITPQVGSFYFIAELIIDLELEYDGPIKDYCGTCTKCLDACPTNAILEPYVVDGSKCISYFTIELKDQIPAEVNGKFGNWVFGCDICQDVCPWNRFAKAHQEPAFTPHPGIKEFSKKDWQEITEEIFKEVFRKSAVKRTGYNGLLRNITFVTEKNED, from the coding sequence TTGACACCAACGCAACACTATACCCATTTAATAAAGCAAAAAGCAACCGAGCTGGGTTTTATGTATTGCGGTATATCCCGGGCTGAATTTCTGGAAGAAGAAGCGCCTAGGCTGGAAAACTGGCTTAACCGCCAGATGCATGGCCAAATGCATTACATGGAAAACCACTTCGACAAACGCCTGGACCCGCGCTTGCTCGTAGATGGCGCCAAATCCGTAGTTTCATTATTGCTCAATTATTATCCCGAAGAACAGCAGCCCGATGATACTTTTAAAATTTCCAAATACGCCTATGGTCAGGATTACCATTTTGTTATAAAAGATAAATTGAAAAGTTTGCTGGCCTACATTCAGGAAGCAATCGGGGAAGTAGGAGGTCGGGCCTTTGTGGACTCGGCGCCGGTACTGGATAAAGCCTGGGCTAAAAAAAGTGGTTTGGGTTGGGTTGGTAAAAACAGCAATTTAATAACGCCGCAGGTAGGCAGTTTTTATTTTATTGCCGAGTTAATTATTGATCTGGAACTGGAATACGATGGTCCGATAAAAGATTACTGCGGCACCTGCACCAAATGCCTGGATGCTTGCCCGACCAATGCTATTCTGGAGCCTTACGTGGTAGATGGCAGCAAATGTATTTCGTATTTTACCATTGAATTAAAAGACCAAATTCCGGCCGAGGTAAATGGTAAGTTTGGCAACTGGGTATTTGGCTGCGACATTTGCCAGGATGTTTGCCCCTGGAACCGTTTTGCCAAAGCCCATCAGGAACCAGCTTTTACGCCGCACCCGGGAATAAAAGAATTTTCAAAAAAAGATTGGCAGGAAATTACCGAAGAAATATTTAAAGAAGTGTTTCGTAAGTCGGCCGTTAAACGCACTGGTTATAACGGCCTCTTACGAAATATTACATTTGTGACGGAAAAAAACGAAGATTAA
- a CDS encoding acyl-CoA dehydrogenase family protein → MTDYFKISDLLTDEHRLIQQTMRDFVQREISPNIEQWAQEAYFPPEIVRKFGEVGAFGPTIPTEYGGGGLDYISYGLIMQELERGDSGMRSTASVQGSLVMFPIYQYGSEEQRRKYLPKLASGEWLGCFGLTEPDYGSNPGGMLTNIKEEGDYYILNGSKMWISNAPACQVAVVWAKNEAGRIKGVIVERGMEGFSTPEIHNKWSLRASTTGELVFDNVKIPKENILPNIEGLKGPLSCLDSARYGIAWGAIGAAIDCYESALRYAQQRIQFDKPIASFQLIQKKLAEMLTEITKAQLLAWRLGMLKNEGKATTQQISMAKRNSVDMALQVAREARQIHGGMGITGEYPIMRHMMNLESVITYEGTHDIHLLITGADITGIPAFK, encoded by the coding sequence ATGACTGACTATTTTAAAATTTCGGACCTGCTCACCGACGAACACCGGCTCATTCAGCAAACCATGCGCGATTTTGTGCAGCGCGAAATTTCTCCCAACATCGAGCAATGGGCGCAGGAGGCGTACTTTCCGCCGGAAATCGTGCGCAAGTTTGGGGAGGTAGGGGCGTTTGGGCCAACCATTCCAACGGAGTACGGTGGGGGCGGACTGGATTATATTTCGTATGGCCTGATCATGCAGGAATTAGAACGCGGCGACTCAGGCATGCGGTCTACGGCATCGGTGCAAGGTTCGCTGGTAATGTTCCCTATCTACCAGTACGGCTCCGAAGAACAACGGCGGAAATATTTGCCTAAACTGGCCAGCGGTGAATGGTTAGGTTGTTTTGGTTTAACGGAACCCGATTATGGTTCTAATCCGGGCGGCATGCTCACGAACATCAAAGAAGAAGGCGATTATTATATTCTGAACGGATCCAAAATGTGGATTTCTAACGCACCAGCTTGCCAGGTTGCGGTAGTATGGGCCAAAAATGAGGCCGGTCGCATTAAAGGCGTGATCGTGGAGCGCGGCATGGAAGGTTTTTCTACGCCCGAAATTCATAATAAATGGAGTTTGCGCGCCAGCACTACCGGCGAGTTGGTTTTTGATAATGTAAAAATCCCGAAAGAAAATATTTTGCCCAACATCGAAGGTTTAAAAGGACCATTAAGTTGCCTGGATTCGGCCCGGTACGGTATTGCTTGGGGAGCCATTGGTGCCGCTATTGATTGTTACGAATCGGCGCTCCGGTACGCTCAACAACGCATACAATTCGATAAACCTATTGCTTCTTTTCAGTTAATCCAAAAAAAACTGGCCGAAATGCTCACCGAAATTACCAAAGCCCAACTGCTAGCCTGGCGTTTAGGTATGCTTAAAAACGAAGGCAAAGCTACCACCCAGCAAATATCTATGGCCAAGCGCAACAGTGTAGATATGGCTTTACAAGTAGCCCGCGAAGCCCGCCAAATCCACGGGGGCATGGGCATAACCGGTGAGTACCCCATCATGCGCCACATGATGAACCTGGAATCCGTAATCACCTACGAAGGCACCCACGACATTCATTTACTCATTACCGGCGCTGATATTACCGGCATTCCAGCTTTTAAATAA
- the ruvB gene encoding Holliday junction branch migration DNA helicase RuvB: protein MREDYLSGDDENMSQAEKEIDKALRPLSFRDFTGQDKIVENLKIFVLAARRRGEALDHVLLHGPPGLGKTTLSHIIASELDANIKMTSGPVLDKPSDLAGLLTNLERNDVLFIDEIHRLNPIVEEYLYSAMEDYKIDIMLDSGPNARTVQISLNPFTLIGATTRSGLLTSPLRARFGINSRLEYYDSALLTSIVKRSADILGSPIHDDAAYEIARRSRGTPRIANNLLRRTRDFAQIKGDGTITVEIAQFALNALDVDHNGLDEMDNRILNTIIDKFKGGPVGLSTIATACGEESETIEEVYEPFLIQEGYIKRTARGREATELAYIHLGKIPPRQIGTLFDSPLS, encoded by the coding sequence ATGCGTGAAGATTATTTAAGCGGCGATGACGAAAACATGTCGCAGGCTGAAAAAGAAATAGATAAAGCGCTCCGGCCCCTTAGTTTTCGGGATTTTACCGGTCAGGATAAAATTGTCGAAAATTTAAAAATATTCGTGTTGGCTGCCCGTCGCCGCGGCGAAGCCCTCGACCACGTCCTCTTGCATGGGCCTCCCGGTTTAGGTAAAACTACCCTATCGCACATTATTGCATCGGAACTGGACGCCAATATTAAAATGACTTCCGGGCCAGTACTGGATAAACCAAGCGATTTAGCCGGTTTGTTAACCAATTTAGAACGTAACGATGTTTTATTCATCGACGAGATTCACCGGTTAAACCCTATTGTGGAAGAGTATTTATACTCGGCCATGGAAGATTATAAGATTGATATTATGCTGGACTCCGGCCCCAATGCCCGGACTGTGCAAATCAGTCTGAATCCGTTTACGTTAATTGGGGCTACCACCCGTTCGGGTTTATTGACATCGCCACTACGAGCCCGTTTTGGCATTAACTCGCGGCTGGAGTATTACGATTCTGCTTTGTTAACCAGCATTGTCAAGCGGTCGGCGGATATTTTGGGTTCACCTATCCACGATGATGCAGCCTATGAAATTGCCCGCCGGAGCCGTGGTACCCCGCGTATTGCCAACAACTTACTGCGACGTACCCGCGACTTTGCCCAGATTAAAGGTGATGGTACCATTACCGTAGAAATTGCCCAGTTTGCCCTGAATGCCCTGGACGTAGATCATAATGGCCTGGACGAAATGGATAACCGAATTTTAAATACCATTATCGATAAATTTAAAGGTGGTCCGGTAGGGTTATCTACCATTGCTACAGCTTGCGGCGAAGAATCCGAGACCATTGAAGAAGTATACGAACCATTCCTGATCCAGGAAGGCTATATTAAACGGACGGCTCGCGGACGGGAAGCTACGGAATTAGCTTATATCCACCTGGGTAAAATACCGCCCCGGCAAATTGGTACTTTGTTTGATTCGCCTTTATCTTAA
- a CDS encoding sodium:proton antiporter: MLNYLLLAAPIAPIPLYITAPFLILLGLIACGPIFFEKFWHHYYRVIAVTLGLLILLYYLVVLHDTHLPAETLADYVSFAVLLSSLYIAAGGIYINVNARATPFINVFILITGAVLANLIGTTGASLLLIRPYIRLNINQIRTYHIIFFIFIVSNAGGLLTPLGDPPLFIGFLKGVPFFWTLQHLLLPWLMAILGLAAIFFYLERRHVWLNYQPKEEVLEKINQKTEFFFTGKRNLIWLAIIIGAIFLDPNVLSGLPHIPFHEFKFSYIREVIQLTAAFFCYHFASKTALNGNHFSFGPILEVVFLFFGIFFTMMPALQYAAYVAGSPAFAQLLNANTLYWSAGTLSGFLDNAPTYANFLSLAMAKYGLSYSSVDHVKNFAYGLTQAPETFHLLEAISIGSVLFGAFSYIGNGPNFMVKAIAEEAGVKMPSFFKYITAFSIPFLLPVLFLIWLLVIYL; encoded by the coding sequence ATGCTTAACTATTTGTTACTCGCTGCCCCTATAGCTCCGATACCCCTATATATCACTGCCCCTTTTTTAATCTTACTCGGCTTAATTGCTTGCGGCCCCATCTTTTTCGAGAAGTTTTGGCACCATTACTACCGGGTTATTGCGGTAACTTTAGGATTATTGATATTACTCTACTATTTAGTGGTACTCCACGACACCCACTTGCCAGCCGAAACGTTGGCAGATTATGTTTCTTTCGCGGTTTTACTGAGTTCCTTGTATATTGCGGCAGGAGGCATTTACATTAACGTAAATGCCCGGGCCACTCCCTTTATCAACGTTTTTATTTTAATTACCGGAGCGGTGCTGGCCAACTTAATTGGCACAACGGGAGCTTCCCTCCTGCTCATCCGGCCTTATATCCGGTTAAACATCAACCAAATTCGCACGTACCACATTATCTTTTTTATATTTATCGTGAGCAACGCGGGCGGTTTACTTACGCCACTCGGCGACCCACCATTGTTTATTGGTTTTTTAAAAGGAGTTCCTTTCTTCTGGACTTTGCAGCATTTACTCTTGCCCTGGCTTATGGCAATTCTGGGTTTAGCGGCCATTTTCTTTTACCTGGAAAGACGCCATGTGTGGTTAAATTATCAACCCAAAGAAGAAGTATTAGAAAAGATAAATCAGAAAACAGAATTTTTCTTTACCGGTAAACGTAATTTAATTTGGCTGGCTATTATTATTGGGGCTATTTTTCTCGATCCGAATGTATTATCGGGTTTACCGCACATTCCATTTCACGAATTTAAATTTTCATATATCCGCGAAGTTATTCAATTAACGGCAGCCTTTTTCTGTTACCATTTTGCCAGTAAAACTGCCTTAAACGGCAATCATTTTAGCTTTGGCCCCATTCTGGAGGTAGTATTTCTTTTCTTCGGAATATTTTTCACGATGATGCCAGCCTTACAGTACGCAGCCTATGTGGCGGGTTCTCCGGCATTTGCCCAATTATTAAATGCCAATACGCTTTACTGGAGCGCAGGTACGCTTTCGGGTTTTCTGGATAACGCCCCCACGTACGCCAACTTTTTATCTTTAGCCATGGCTAAATACGGCTTAAGCTACAGCAGCGTAGATCACGTTAAAAACTTTGCGTACGGTTTAACGCAAGCCCCCGAAACTTTTCACTTACTCGAAGCCATTTCGATAGGTTCCGTTCTATTCGGAGCGTTTTCTTACATTGGCAACGGGCCTAATTTTATGGTAAAAGCTATTGCGGAAGAAGCCGGTGTAAAAATGCCGAGTTTTTTTAAATACATTACCGCCTTTTCCATCCCGTTTTTGTTGCCAGTTTTATTCTTGATTTGGCTGTTGGTGATTTATTTATAA
- a CDS encoding NifU family protein → MIENKEKAVSVYAEANPNPESMKFVLSTILLPDGVSVDYPNVEAAANSPFAQELFNFDYVSRVFIASNFVTVTKNTNDQWVQLIPELRLFIKSYVEAGGPIFLQDPVAEQTQAVTDVTGELSGDDAVISHKVIDLLENYVRPAVEQDGGNITFKSYKDGVVTVNLQGSCSGCPSATITLKSGIENLLKRMVPEVTEVVAEGVTESW, encoded by the coding sequence ATGATAGAAAATAAAGAAAAAGCCGTTTCGGTTTACGCAGAAGCGAACCCGAACCCGGAATCGATGAAATTTGTGCTGAGCACCATTTTGTTACCCGATGGCGTTAGCGTAGATTACCCTAACGTAGAAGCTGCCGCTAATTCGCCGTTTGCGCAGGAGCTGTTTAATTTTGATTACGTTTCGCGGGTATTTATTGCCAGCAATTTTGTTACCGTAACCAAAAACACGAATGATCAGTGGGTGCAGTTAATTCCGGAATTGCGCTTGTTTATAAAATCGTACGTAGAAGCCGGAGGGCCTATATTCCTGCAAGATCCGGTGGCCGAGCAAACCCAGGCAGTTACTGATGTTACCGGCGAACTAAGTGGCGATGATGCCGTTATTTCGCATAAAGTAATTGATTTATTAGAAAATTATGTGCGTCCAGCGGTAGAGCAGGATGGTGGCAATATCACTTTTAAATCGTATAAAGACGGGGTTGTTACGGTAAATTTACAAGGTTCTTGCAGTGGCTGTCCATCTGCTACGATTACGTTAAAGTCCGGCATCGAAAACTTGTTAAAACGGATGGTTCCGGAAGTAACCGAAGTAGTTGCCGAAGGCGTTACCGAATCCTGGTAA